The following coding sequences are from one Planctomycetota bacterium window:
- a CDS encoding putative sugar nucleotidyl transferase, with amino-acid sequence MRRVLVFDDAQGELAPLADLRPVFDVRTGALTTLERVRRTWNATIAGLWVPEHLRMLTRLTHADAVNAPASPGAPVLLYNARCVLPPPEALSLRPGEALVEPASGHVVCACVDAAQATDPAHPTRGVTTTRPAPDAALLSRPWHVRRTRDAAIRLDLDLLAQPAPGSPDEPATGDDLFERPRGQGNVAASGPQALRLGGSEVRVGAGARVLPGAILDLENGPVVLDAGAIVRPGAIVIGPAYIGPNSVVLERATIRPFTAIGPWCKVNGEVSGTIFQGYSNKSHDGFIGDSWVGEWVNLGAGTTGSNLLNTYAEITGVSRPGASYERTGEQFLGAIIGDHVKTAIGTRLMTGCVLHTGGMFATTAPVKGATPRFAWATDEGLRRYRVDRFTEVVRAVMARRKAEPSPAYLERLEALLRETSTD; translated from the coding sequence ATGCGCCGCGTACTCGTGTTCGACGATGCCCAGGGTGAACTCGCGCCGCTCGCGGACCTTCGCCCGGTCTTCGATGTCCGCACCGGCGCGCTCACCACGCTCGAACGCGTCCGCCGCACGTGGAACGCCACCATCGCGGGGCTGTGGGTGCCCGAGCACCTGCGGATGCTCACGCGCCTGACGCACGCCGACGCCGTGAACGCCCCCGCCTCGCCCGGCGCGCCCGTGCTGCTCTACAACGCGCGCTGCGTGCTCCCGCCGCCCGAGGCCCTGTCGCTGCGGCCGGGCGAAGCCCTGGTCGAACCGGCCAGCGGGCATGTCGTCTGCGCCTGCGTGGACGCCGCCCAGGCGACCGACCCCGCGCACCCCACCCGGGGCGTGACGACGACCCGCCCCGCGCCCGACGCGGCGTTGCTCTCTCGCCCCTGGCACGTGCGGCGGACGCGCGACGCCGCGATCCGCCTCGACCTCGATCTGCTCGCCCAGCCCGCGCCGGGTTCTCCCGACGAACCCGCGACCGGGGACGATCTCTTCGAACGCCCGCGCGGGCAGGGCAACGTCGCGGCGTCGGGCCCGCAGGCGCTGCGCCTCGGCGGGAGCGAGGTCCGCGTCGGCGCGGGCGCCCGCGTCCTCCCGGGCGCCATCCTCGACCTCGAGAACGGCCCGGTCGTGCTCGACGCCGGCGCGATCGTCCGACCGGGCGCGATCGTCATCGGCCCGGCCTACATCGGGCCCAACAGCGTCGTCCTCGAACGCGCCACCATCCGCCCCTTCACCGCCATCGGGCCCTGGTGCAAGGTCAACGGCGAGGTCTCGGGCACCATCTTCCAGGGATACTCGAACAAGTCCCACGACGGGTTCATCGGCGACTCCTGGGTGGGCGAGTGGGTCAACCTCGGCGCGGGCACCACCGGATCGAACCTGCTGAACACCTACGCCGAGATCACCGGCGTCTCGCGCCCCGGCGCGTCGTACGAGCGCACGGGCGAGCAGTTCCTCGGGGCGATCATCGGCGACCACGTCAAGACCGCGATCGGCACGCGCCTGATGACCGGCTGCGTGCTGCACACCGGGGGCATGTTCGCGACCACCGCGCCGGTGAAGGGCGCCACCCCGCGCTTCGCCTGGGCCACCGACGAGGGGCTGCGCCGGTACCGCGTCGACCGCTTCACCGAGGTCGTCCGCGCCGTCATGGCCCGGCGTAAGGCCGAGCCGAGCCCCGCCTACCTCGAGCGCCTCGAAGCGCTCCTCCGCGAGACATCCACGGACTGA
- a CDS encoding rod shape-determining protein MreC has protein sequence MAPASSNRLLVGVVIALVGTSTLLPLRWLRWTSFLGDALQLGVAPISRPVVATVGWLKGARTPPDDDAIRVLEEHIELLRQDLLREKQETARLSQIIRDLQRGIALNPDLRTRQVPGVVYGVSQGQPTLLRVQAGERQGVRANSIAVAPGLQLIGRVVDVAPRTSTVQVMNSRGGPSLTCIIILDENSPEGLRCTLQPGADGTLRGPVEDKRDATGEHAIEPEPGQTVRLDDPTWPLGARMLLVGRVERVEAREDQPLRRMVTVRPTIEHLDRLTELMLWVPEQVGDETSGGAP, from the coding sequence ATGGCTCCGGCGTCGTCCAATCGGCTCCTCGTCGGCGTGGTGATCGCCCTCGTCGGCACGTCGACGCTCCTGCCCCTCCGCTGGCTGCGCTGGACCTCGTTCCTCGGCGACGCACTCCAGCTCGGCGTCGCGCCCATCAGCCGCCCCGTCGTCGCCACCGTCGGGTGGCTCAAGGGCGCCCGCACGCCCCCCGACGACGACGCCATCCGCGTCCTCGAAGAGCACATCGAACTCCTCCGCCAGGACCTCCTCCGCGAGAAGCAGGAGACCGCCCGCCTCTCCCAGATCATCCGCGATCTCCAGCGCGGCATCGCCCTCAACCCCGACCTGCGCACCCGGCAGGTGCCCGGCGTGGTCTACGGCGTATCGCAGGGCCAGCCCACGCTCCTGCGCGTGCAGGCCGGCGAACGCCAGGGCGTTCGCGCCAACTCCATCGCCGTCGCACCGGGCCTCCAACTCATCGGACGCGTCGTCGATGTCGCGCCGCGAACCTCCACCGTGCAGGTCATGAACTCGCGCGGCGGGCCGTCCCTCACCTGCATCATCATCCTCGATGAAAACTCACCCGAGGGACTGCGCTGCACGCTCCAGCCCGGCGCCGACGGCACGCTGCGGGGGCCCGTCGAGGACAAGCGCGACGCCACCGGCGAGCACGCCATCGAGCCCGAACCCGGGCAGACCGTGCGTCTCGACGACCCCACCTGGCCGCTCGGCGCCCGCATGCTGCTGGTCGGGCGCGTCGAGCGTGTGGAAGCCCGCGAGGACCAGCCCCTGCGAAGGATGGTCACCGTCCGCCCCACGATCGAGCACCTCGACCGCCTGACGGAACTCATGCTCTGGGTGCCCGAGCAGGTGGGCGACGAGACGTCCGGGGGCGCACCATGA